A section of the Procambarus clarkii isolate CNS0578487 chromosome 68, FALCON_Pclarkii_2.0, whole genome shotgun sequence genome encodes:
- the LOC123774777 gene encoding uncharacterized protein isoform X1, which yields MLRGERKVANNDMKVEKKMSCDESQQTKDLPEGEVKDLQQQETSATTTTSSSGISVAVGTDDFHSDEGSISDSDSQAAPGQPSNSRASSDAEQGASRSSRTCRVCGDKAKSMHFGGLSCDSCKAFFRRAVHHDAFVNFSCPYDGNCVINIASRKCCQYCRYKKCTSIGMERSWVMSEEDRAQMMKHRAEKKAKMADDTGRSRSLKDGKRELLPFEPDQDTMLEHMTATERDEVERAVLNYRQAYTEVPYRPNLKECNIGRPSVQIINMFTTIVRRFAYFARLFPEFCDLPPQDQENLLRSGILEMSLIRGVQSFDTENNRWPNTSHQLYKDAPTLRVEDMKKLVSCELYEMHMKFIHSLKDLNVDEPVMMLLLLIVLFTSDRPGLVAAPTIQTRQDHYLQLLRQYLGWRYGPHNAPILYPRLLVKLTDLRELNDQHTEYNLKLAKKEIAEIQLQLGQLNLNPYTQWPTIMHQQSGSPSLPVSSRRDVGSSAGPEGSVPPPVVPMQVSLSPDAPSAPGEATVAGMVPGAPLAGNIGGTFASGIGGLLASLDLEQLANNPTFQRLIMQQFQKSIMNVLSSPNFGLGNLFPDGRTMYEHQQHQQQQHQQQQQHQQQQQRQQQQLHQQQQLQQHQQQQQQLQQQQQQLQQHQQLQQQQLQQQLHQQQQQQQQQQQQQQLQQQQQQQQQQQQPLPNEAHPNSPLMPEQTSHPPHTSSSEFIMQQQQQQKLSSQSHGQAEHVSLPAQDSDLMTQLDYISSSHQSSLQGVPQSQHALMQLEPQPMDGVGEYGDFEEQNHHHQRQQQLQQQYQFHLQQQQQALFIQHQQQLHQQRLQQEQQQQMHQQSMSGSGLIIPKQEPITPTSPTVHTPHPWMEHPLLYDDPHSPTHLHQQHSQPHDPHFPPHQHSPPHDSHFPPHEHQQHSPPHQSSPSHSGSREDCSRLRRNSLTDYSGLTHFRNMLEEFATLDNPDHLRQVKKILGDDLVSSLQHRLVGSTVQSRLDFPQQPLPPSPSHSLSPSPPHTLSPSPPHPLSPSPPHTLSPSPPHPLSPSPQHPMLPSSPHPLSPSPQHPMLQPPHPLSPSPSHPLSPSSPHSLSPSPPHSLSPSPPHPLSQPHVYSPPATYQYFQTGDYPEEVTISSVPANLCSPDPHYSLADTSSFCRSQHRILPPHLSLGSAPSPSMAAASVPNTGFRYNSDLLNNVSSTT from the exons atgtTGAGAGGTGAAAGGAAGGTTGCAAACAACG ACATGAAAGTCGAAAAGAAGATGAGTTGTGATGAGAGCCAGCAAACGAAGGACCTGCCAGAAGGTGAGGTGAAAGACCTGCAGCAGCAGgagacatcagccaccaccactaccagcagcagtGGCATCAGCGTCGCCGTCGGTACGGATGACTTCCATTCTGATGAAGGATCCATCTCCGATTCCGATTCACAAG CAGCCCCAGGGCAGCCGTCCAACTCCCGCGCAAGCTCCGACGCTGAGCAGGGCGCCAGCAGAAGCTCCAGGACCTGCAGGGTGTGCGGCGATAAGGCCAAGAGCATGCACTTCGGAG GTCTGTCGTGCGACTCGTGCAAGGCGTTCTTCCGGCGAGCTGTCCATCACGACGCGTTCGTCAACTTTTCCTGTCCGTACGATGGAAACTGTGTCATCAACATTGCCTCCAGGAAATGTTGCCAATACTGCAG GTACAAGAAATGCACGTCTATCGGGATGGAGCGATCATGGGTGATGTCGGAAGAAGACCGCGCTCAAATGATGAAGCACAGGGCGGAGAAGAAGGCCAAGATGGCGGACGACACAGGCAGGTCGAGAAGCCTCAAGGACGGCAAGAGGGAGCTCTTGCCATTCGAGCCAGACCAGGACACCATGCTCGAGCACATGACAGCAACG GAGCGGGATGAGGTGGAGCGGGCGGTGCTGAACTACAGACAGGCGTACACCGAAGTTCCCTACCGCCCCAACCTGAAGGAGTGCAATATAGGCCGTCCCAGCGTTCAGATCATCAACATGTTTACCACCATCGTCAGACGCTTCGCTTATTTTGCTAGGCTCTTTCCCGAGTTCTGCGACCTTCCTCCCCAG GACCAGGAGAACTTGCTTCGCAGCGGCATCTTGGAGATGTCACTGATCCGAGGCGTCCAGAGCTTTGACACGGAGAACAACCGCTGGCCCAACACCAGCCACCAGCTCTACAAGGACGCCCCAACGCTCAGAGTCGAGGACATGAAGAAGCTCGTCTCGTGCGAGCTCTACGAGATGCACATGAAGTTTATCCACAG CCTGAAAGACTTGAACGTGGACGAGCCTGTGATGATGCTTCTACTGCTGATTGTGCTCTTTACCAGCGACCGCCCCGGGCTGGTTGCTGCCCCTACCATCCAGACCCGCCAAGACCACTACCTCCAGCTCCTCAG GCAGTACCTCGGGTGGCGCTACGGGCCCCACAACGCCCCCATCCTCTACCCGCGCCTCCTCGTCAAGCTCACCGACCTCCGCGAACTCAACGACCAACACACCGAGTACAACCTTAAACTGGCCAAGAAGGAG ATTGCAGAGATACAGTTGCAACTCGGCCAACTGAACCTCAACCCTTACACTCAGTGGCCCACCATCATGCACCAGCAAAGCGGATCGCCCTCTCTACCAGTATCTTCTCGGAGAGATGTAGGCTCCTCCGCAGGTCCCGAGGGCAGCGTTCCTCCGCCAGTAGTCCCTATGCAAGTGAGCCTGAGCCCGGACGCGCCCAGCGCCCCCGGGGAAGCCACCGTGGCGGGAATGGTCCCTGGTGCGCCGCTCGCTGGCAACATCGGGGGTACATTTGCTTCTGGAATTGGCGGGCTCTTGGCGTCGCTGGACTTGGAACAGTTAGCGAATAACCCGACCTTCCAGCGGCTAATAATGCAACAGTTCCAAAAGTCAATTATGAACGTCCTAAGCTCTCCCAACTTTGGTCTGGGCAATCTTTTCCCTGACGGGCGTACAATGTACGAACAccagcaacatcagcaacaacaacatcaacagcagcagcaacatcagcagcaacaacaacgacagcaacagcaactacaccaacaacaacaacttcagcaacatcagcagcaacagcagcaactgcagcaacaacaacaacaacttcagcAACATCAGCAACTGCAGCAACAACAACTGCAGCAACAACtgcatcaacaacagcagcagcagcaacaacagcagcagcagcaacaactgcagcagcagcagcagcagcaacaacaacagcagcagcctcTGCCTAACGAGGCACATCCAAATTCGCCACTGATGCCTGAACAGACATCACATCCTCCCCACACATCATCGTCAGAGTTTatcatgcagcagcagcagcagcagaagctctCATCTCAGTCACATGGTCAAGCAGAGCATGTTTCACTTCCTGCCCAAGACTCGGACCTCATGACGCAGCTGGACTATATCAGTTCTAGCCATCAAAGCAGCCTACAGGGCGTCCCGCAATCCCAGCATGCTCTTATGCAACTGGAGCCTCAACCCATGgatggtgtgggtgagtatggcgATTTTGAAGAacagaaccaccaccatcaacggcAACAGCAGCTTCAGCAGCAGTACCAATTTCAtttgcagcaacagcagcaagccCTATTtatccagcaccaacagcagctgcATCAACAGCGGctacaacaagagcagcaacagcagatgCATCAGCAAAGTATGTCAGGATCGGGTTTGATCATTCCAAAGCAGGAGCCAATAACGCCTACGTCTCCCACTGTACACACTCCGCATCCCTGGATGGAACACCCGCTGCTCTACGACGACCCTCACAGTCCTACCCATCTACATCAGCAACATTCCCAACCTCACGACCCCCACTTCCCTCCCCATCAGCATTCCCCGCCTCACGACTCCCACTTTCCTCCTCACGAACATCAACAACATTCCCCACCTCACCAGTCttccccctcacacagtggctCACGAGAAGATTGTTCGCGTCTAAGGCGCAATTCGTTGACTGACTACTCTGGTCTTACTCATTTTCGGAATATGTTGGAAGAGTTCGCCACCTTAGACAACCCAGACCATCTTCGGCAAGTGAAAAAGATACTGGGTGATGATTTAGTATCATCTTTACAGCATAGGTTAGTGGGATCAACAGTGCAGTCACGACTTGACTTCCCACAGCAGCCtcttccaccatcaccatcacattctctgtctccatcaccaccacacactctttctccatcaccaccacaccccctgtctccatcaccaccacacactctttctccatcaccaccacaccccctgtctccatcaccacaacaccctatgcttccatcatcaccacaccccctgtctccatcaccacaacaccctatGCTTCAACCACCACACCCCCTGTCTCCCTCACCATCTCACCCCCTGTCTCCATCATCACCACACTCtctgtctccctcaccaccacactctctgtctccatcaccaccacaccccttgTCTCAACCCCACGTCTACTCACCCCCAGCTACTTACCAGTATTTTCAAACAGGGGATTACCCTGAAGAGGTGACGATAAGCAGTGTCCCTGCTAACCTCTGCTCCCCCGACCCACACTACAGTCTTGCAGACACCTCGTCTTTCTGCAGAAGCCAACATCGAATTTTGCCGCCACATTTAAGCCTTGGGTCCGCCCCGTCACCCTCCATGGCTGCCGCCAGTGTCCCCAATACGGGGTTCCGGTACAACTCAGACCTCCTCAATAATGTCTCCTCCACTACGTGA
- the LOC123774777 gene encoding uncharacterized protein isoform X2, whose product MLRGERKVANNDMKVEKKMSCDESQQTKDLPEGEVKDLQQQETSATTTTSSSGISVAVGTDDFHSDEGSISDSDSQAPGQPSNSRASSDAEQGASRSSRTCRVCGDKAKSMHFGGLSCDSCKAFFRRAVHHDAFVNFSCPYDGNCVINIASRKCCQYCRYKKCTSIGMERSWVMSEEDRAQMMKHRAEKKAKMADDTGRSRSLKDGKRELLPFEPDQDTMLEHMTATERDEVERAVLNYRQAYTEVPYRPNLKECNIGRPSVQIINMFTTIVRRFAYFARLFPEFCDLPPQDQENLLRSGILEMSLIRGVQSFDTENNRWPNTSHQLYKDAPTLRVEDMKKLVSCELYEMHMKFIHSLKDLNVDEPVMMLLLLIVLFTSDRPGLVAAPTIQTRQDHYLQLLRQYLGWRYGPHNAPILYPRLLVKLTDLRELNDQHTEYNLKLAKKEIAEIQLQLGQLNLNPYTQWPTIMHQQSGSPSLPVSSRRDVGSSAGPEGSVPPPVVPMQVSLSPDAPSAPGEATVAGMVPGAPLAGNIGGTFASGIGGLLASLDLEQLANNPTFQRLIMQQFQKSIMNVLSSPNFGLGNLFPDGRTMYEHQQHQQQQHQQQQQHQQQQQRQQQQLHQQQQLQQHQQQQQQLQQQQQQLQQHQQLQQQQLQQQLHQQQQQQQQQQQQQQLQQQQQQQQQQQQPLPNEAHPNSPLMPEQTSHPPHTSSSEFIMQQQQQQKLSSQSHGQAEHVSLPAQDSDLMTQLDYISSSHQSSLQGVPQSQHALMQLEPQPMDGVGEYGDFEEQNHHHQRQQQLQQQYQFHLQQQQQALFIQHQQQLHQQRLQQEQQQQMHQQSMSGSGLIIPKQEPITPTSPTVHTPHPWMEHPLLYDDPHSPTHLHQQHSQPHDPHFPPHQHSPPHDSHFPPHEHQQHSPPHQSSPSHSGSREDCSRLRRNSLTDYSGLTHFRNMLEEFATLDNPDHLRQVKKILGDDLVSSLQHRLVGSTVQSRLDFPQQPLPPSPSHSLSPSPPHTLSPSPPHPLSPSPPHTLSPSPPHPLSPSPQHPMLPSSPHPLSPSPQHPMLQPPHPLSPSPSHPLSPSSPHSLSPSPPHSLSPSPPHPLSQPHVYSPPATYQYFQTGDYPEEVTISSVPANLCSPDPHYSLADTSSFCRSQHRILPPHLSLGSAPSPSMAAASVPNTGFRYNSDLLNNVSSTT is encoded by the exons atgtTGAGAGGTGAAAGGAAGGTTGCAAACAACG ACATGAAAGTCGAAAAGAAGATGAGTTGTGATGAGAGCCAGCAAACGAAGGACCTGCCAGAAGGTGAGGTGAAAGACCTGCAGCAGCAGgagacatcagccaccaccactaccagcagcagtGGCATCAGCGTCGCCGTCGGTACGGATGACTTCCATTCTGATGAAGGATCCATCTCCGATTCCGATTCACAAG CCCCAGGGCAGCCGTCCAACTCCCGCGCAAGCTCCGACGCTGAGCAGGGCGCCAGCAGAAGCTCCAGGACCTGCAGGGTGTGCGGCGATAAGGCCAAGAGCATGCACTTCGGAG GTCTGTCGTGCGACTCGTGCAAGGCGTTCTTCCGGCGAGCTGTCCATCACGACGCGTTCGTCAACTTTTCCTGTCCGTACGATGGAAACTGTGTCATCAACATTGCCTCCAGGAAATGTTGCCAATACTGCAG GTACAAGAAATGCACGTCTATCGGGATGGAGCGATCATGGGTGATGTCGGAAGAAGACCGCGCTCAAATGATGAAGCACAGGGCGGAGAAGAAGGCCAAGATGGCGGACGACACAGGCAGGTCGAGAAGCCTCAAGGACGGCAAGAGGGAGCTCTTGCCATTCGAGCCAGACCAGGACACCATGCTCGAGCACATGACAGCAACG GAGCGGGATGAGGTGGAGCGGGCGGTGCTGAACTACAGACAGGCGTACACCGAAGTTCCCTACCGCCCCAACCTGAAGGAGTGCAATATAGGCCGTCCCAGCGTTCAGATCATCAACATGTTTACCACCATCGTCAGACGCTTCGCTTATTTTGCTAGGCTCTTTCCCGAGTTCTGCGACCTTCCTCCCCAG GACCAGGAGAACTTGCTTCGCAGCGGCATCTTGGAGATGTCACTGATCCGAGGCGTCCAGAGCTTTGACACGGAGAACAACCGCTGGCCCAACACCAGCCACCAGCTCTACAAGGACGCCCCAACGCTCAGAGTCGAGGACATGAAGAAGCTCGTCTCGTGCGAGCTCTACGAGATGCACATGAAGTTTATCCACAG CCTGAAAGACTTGAACGTGGACGAGCCTGTGATGATGCTTCTACTGCTGATTGTGCTCTTTACCAGCGACCGCCCCGGGCTGGTTGCTGCCCCTACCATCCAGACCCGCCAAGACCACTACCTCCAGCTCCTCAG GCAGTACCTCGGGTGGCGCTACGGGCCCCACAACGCCCCCATCCTCTACCCGCGCCTCCTCGTCAAGCTCACCGACCTCCGCGAACTCAACGACCAACACACCGAGTACAACCTTAAACTGGCCAAGAAGGAG ATTGCAGAGATACAGTTGCAACTCGGCCAACTGAACCTCAACCCTTACACTCAGTGGCCCACCATCATGCACCAGCAAAGCGGATCGCCCTCTCTACCAGTATCTTCTCGGAGAGATGTAGGCTCCTCCGCAGGTCCCGAGGGCAGCGTTCCTCCGCCAGTAGTCCCTATGCAAGTGAGCCTGAGCCCGGACGCGCCCAGCGCCCCCGGGGAAGCCACCGTGGCGGGAATGGTCCCTGGTGCGCCGCTCGCTGGCAACATCGGGGGTACATTTGCTTCTGGAATTGGCGGGCTCTTGGCGTCGCTGGACTTGGAACAGTTAGCGAATAACCCGACCTTCCAGCGGCTAATAATGCAACAGTTCCAAAAGTCAATTATGAACGTCCTAAGCTCTCCCAACTTTGGTCTGGGCAATCTTTTCCCTGACGGGCGTACAATGTACGAACAccagcaacatcagcaacaacaacatcaacagcagcagcaacatcagcagcaacaacaacgacagcaacagcaactacaccaacaacaacaacttcagcaacatcagcagcaacagcagcaactgcagcaacaacaacaacaacttcagcAACATCAGCAACTGCAGCAACAACAACTGCAGCAACAACtgcatcaacaacagcagcagcagcaacaacagcagcagcagcaacaactgcagcagcagcagcagcagcaacaacaacagcagcagcctcTGCCTAACGAGGCACATCCAAATTCGCCACTGATGCCTGAACAGACATCACATCCTCCCCACACATCATCGTCAGAGTTTatcatgcagcagcagcagcagcagaagctctCATCTCAGTCACATGGTCAAGCAGAGCATGTTTCACTTCCTGCCCAAGACTCGGACCTCATGACGCAGCTGGACTATATCAGTTCTAGCCATCAAAGCAGCCTACAGGGCGTCCCGCAATCCCAGCATGCTCTTATGCAACTGGAGCCTCAACCCATGgatggtgtgggtgagtatggcgATTTTGAAGAacagaaccaccaccatcaacggcAACAGCAGCTTCAGCAGCAGTACCAATTTCAtttgcagcaacagcagcaagccCTATTtatccagcaccaacagcagctgcATCAACAGCGGctacaacaagagcagcaacagcagatgCATCAGCAAAGTATGTCAGGATCGGGTTTGATCATTCCAAAGCAGGAGCCAATAACGCCTACGTCTCCCACTGTACACACTCCGCATCCCTGGATGGAACACCCGCTGCTCTACGACGACCCTCACAGTCCTACCCATCTACATCAGCAACATTCCCAACCTCACGACCCCCACTTCCCTCCCCATCAGCATTCCCCGCCTCACGACTCCCACTTTCCTCCTCACGAACATCAACAACATTCCCCACCTCACCAGTCttccccctcacacagtggctCACGAGAAGATTGTTCGCGTCTAAGGCGCAATTCGTTGACTGACTACTCTGGTCTTACTCATTTTCGGAATATGTTGGAAGAGTTCGCCACCTTAGACAACCCAGACCATCTTCGGCAAGTGAAAAAGATACTGGGTGATGATTTAGTATCATCTTTACAGCATAGGTTAGTGGGATCAACAGTGCAGTCACGACTTGACTTCCCACAGCAGCCtcttccaccatcaccatcacattctctgtctccatcaccaccacacactctttctccatcaccaccacaccccctgtctccatcaccaccacacactctttctccatcaccaccacaccccctgtctccatcaccacaacaccctatgcttccatcatcaccacaccccctgtctccatcaccacaacaccctatGCTTCAACCACCACACCCCCTGTCTCCCTCACCATCTCACCCCCTGTCTCCATCATCACCACACTCtctgtctccctcaccaccacactctctgtctccatcaccaccacaccccttgTCTCAACCCCACGTCTACTCACCCCCAGCTACTTACCAGTATTTTCAAACAGGGGATTACCCTGAAGAGGTGACGATAAGCAGTGTCCCTGCTAACCTCTGCTCCCCCGACCCACACTACAGTCTTGCAGACACCTCGTCTTTCTGCAGAAGCCAACATCGAATTTTGCCGCCACATTTAAGCCTTGGGTCCGCCCCGTCACCCTCCATGGCTGCCGCCAGTGTCCCCAATACGGGGTTCCGGTACAACTCAGACCTCCTCAATAATGTCTCCTCCACTACGTGA
- the LOC123774777 gene encoding uncharacterized protein isoform X3 — MKVEKKMSCDESQQTKDLPEGEVKDLQQQETSATTTTSSSGISVAVGTDDFHSDEGSISDSDSQAAPGQPSNSRASSDAEQGASRSSRTCRVCGDKAKSMHFGGLSCDSCKAFFRRAVHHDAFVNFSCPYDGNCVINIASRKCCQYCRYKKCTSIGMERSWVMSEEDRAQMMKHRAEKKAKMADDTGRSRSLKDGKRELLPFEPDQDTMLEHMTATERDEVERAVLNYRQAYTEVPYRPNLKECNIGRPSVQIINMFTTIVRRFAYFARLFPEFCDLPPQDQENLLRSGILEMSLIRGVQSFDTENNRWPNTSHQLYKDAPTLRVEDMKKLVSCELYEMHMKFIHSLKDLNVDEPVMMLLLLIVLFTSDRPGLVAAPTIQTRQDHYLQLLRQYLGWRYGPHNAPILYPRLLVKLTDLRELNDQHTEYNLKLAKKEIAEIQLQLGQLNLNPYTQWPTIMHQQSGSPSLPVSSRRDVGSSAGPEGSVPPPVVPMQVSLSPDAPSAPGEATVAGMVPGAPLAGNIGGTFASGIGGLLASLDLEQLANNPTFQRLIMQQFQKSIMNVLSSPNFGLGNLFPDGRTMYEHQQHQQQQHQQQQQHQQQQQRQQQQLHQQQQLQQHQQQQQQLQQQQQQLQQHQQLQQQQLQQQLHQQQQQQQQQQQQQQLQQQQQQQQQQQQPLPNEAHPNSPLMPEQTSHPPHTSSSEFIMQQQQQQKLSSQSHGQAEHVSLPAQDSDLMTQLDYISSSHQSSLQGVPQSQHALMQLEPQPMDGVGEYGDFEEQNHHHQRQQQLQQQYQFHLQQQQQALFIQHQQQLHQQRLQQEQQQQMHQQSMSGSGLIIPKQEPITPTSPTVHTPHPWMEHPLLYDDPHSPTHLHQQHSQPHDPHFPPHQHSPPHDSHFPPHEHQQHSPPHQSSPSHSGSREDCSRLRRNSLTDYSGLTHFRNMLEEFATLDNPDHLRQVKKILGDDLVSSLQHRLVGSTVQSRLDFPQQPLPPSPSHSLSPSPPHTLSPSPPHPLSPSPPHTLSPSPPHPLSPSPQHPMLPSSPHPLSPSPQHPMLQPPHPLSPSPSHPLSPSSPHSLSPSPPHSLSPSPPHPLSQPHVYSPPATYQYFQTGDYPEEVTISSVPANLCSPDPHYSLADTSSFCRSQHRILPPHLSLGSAPSPSMAAASVPNTGFRYNSDLLNNVSSTT, encoded by the exons ATGAAAGTCGAAAAGAAGATGAGTTGTGATGAGAGCCAGCAAACGAAGGACCTGCCAGAAGGTGAGGTGAAAGACCTGCAGCAGCAGgagacatcagccaccaccactaccagcagcagtGGCATCAGCGTCGCCGTCGGTACGGATGACTTCCATTCTGATGAAGGATCCATCTCCGATTCCGATTCACAAG CAGCCCCAGGGCAGCCGTCCAACTCCCGCGCAAGCTCCGACGCTGAGCAGGGCGCCAGCAGAAGCTCCAGGACCTGCAGGGTGTGCGGCGATAAGGCCAAGAGCATGCACTTCGGAG GTCTGTCGTGCGACTCGTGCAAGGCGTTCTTCCGGCGAGCTGTCCATCACGACGCGTTCGTCAACTTTTCCTGTCCGTACGATGGAAACTGTGTCATCAACATTGCCTCCAGGAAATGTTGCCAATACTGCAG GTACAAGAAATGCACGTCTATCGGGATGGAGCGATCATGGGTGATGTCGGAAGAAGACCGCGCTCAAATGATGAAGCACAGGGCGGAGAAGAAGGCCAAGATGGCGGACGACACAGGCAGGTCGAGAAGCCTCAAGGACGGCAAGAGGGAGCTCTTGCCATTCGAGCCAGACCAGGACACCATGCTCGAGCACATGACAGCAACG GAGCGGGATGAGGTGGAGCGGGCGGTGCTGAACTACAGACAGGCGTACACCGAAGTTCCCTACCGCCCCAACCTGAAGGAGTGCAATATAGGCCGTCCCAGCGTTCAGATCATCAACATGTTTACCACCATCGTCAGACGCTTCGCTTATTTTGCTAGGCTCTTTCCCGAGTTCTGCGACCTTCCTCCCCAG GACCAGGAGAACTTGCTTCGCAGCGGCATCTTGGAGATGTCACTGATCCGAGGCGTCCAGAGCTTTGACACGGAGAACAACCGCTGGCCCAACACCAGCCACCAGCTCTACAAGGACGCCCCAACGCTCAGAGTCGAGGACATGAAGAAGCTCGTCTCGTGCGAGCTCTACGAGATGCACATGAAGTTTATCCACAG CCTGAAAGACTTGAACGTGGACGAGCCTGTGATGATGCTTCTACTGCTGATTGTGCTCTTTACCAGCGACCGCCCCGGGCTGGTTGCTGCCCCTACCATCCAGACCCGCCAAGACCACTACCTCCAGCTCCTCAG GCAGTACCTCGGGTGGCGCTACGGGCCCCACAACGCCCCCATCCTCTACCCGCGCCTCCTCGTCAAGCTCACCGACCTCCGCGAACTCAACGACCAACACACCGAGTACAACCTTAAACTGGCCAAGAAGGAG ATTGCAGAGATACAGTTGCAACTCGGCCAACTGAACCTCAACCCTTACACTCAGTGGCCCACCATCATGCACCAGCAAAGCGGATCGCCCTCTCTACCAGTATCTTCTCGGAGAGATGTAGGCTCCTCCGCAGGTCCCGAGGGCAGCGTTCCTCCGCCAGTAGTCCCTATGCAAGTGAGCCTGAGCCCGGACGCGCCCAGCGCCCCCGGGGAAGCCACCGTGGCGGGAATGGTCCCTGGTGCGCCGCTCGCTGGCAACATCGGGGGTACATTTGCTTCTGGAATTGGCGGGCTCTTGGCGTCGCTGGACTTGGAACAGTTAGCGAATAACCCGACCTTCCAGCGGCTAATAATGCAACAGTTCCAAAAGTCAATTATGAACGTCCTAAGCTCTCCCAACTTTGGTCTGGGCAATCTTTTCCCTGACGGGCGTACAATGTACGAACAccagcaacatcagcaacaacaacatcaacagcagcagcaacatcagcagcaacaacaacgacagcaacagcaactacaccaacaacaacaacttcagcaacatcagcagcaacagcagcaactgcagcaacaacaacaacaacttcagcAACATCAGCAACTGCAGCAACAACAACTGCAGCAACAACtgcatcaacaacagcagcagcagcaacaacagcagcagcagcaacaactgcagcagcagcagcagcagcaacaacaacagcagcagcctcTGCCTAACGAGGCACATCCAAATTCGCCACTGATGCCTGAACAGACATCACATCCTCCCCACACATCATCGTCAGAGTTTatcatgcagcagcagcagcagcagaagctctCATCTCAGTCACATGGTCAAGCAGAGCATGTTTCACTTCCTGCCCAAGACTCGGACCTCATGACGCAGCTGGACTATATCAGTTCTAGCCATCAAAGCAGCCTACAGGGCGTCCCGCAATCCCAGCATGCTCTTATGCAACTGGAGCCTCAACCCATGgatggtgtgggtgagtatggcgATTTTGAAGAacagaaccaccaccatcaacggcAACAGCAGCTTCAGCAGCAGTACCAATTTCAtttgcagcaacagcagcaagccCTATTtatccagcaccaacagcagctgcATCAACAGCGGctacaacaagagcagcaacagcagatgCATCAGCAAAGTATGTCAGGATCGGGTTTGATCATTCCAAAGCAGGAGCCAATAACGCCTACGTCTCCCACTGTACACACTCCGCATCCCTGGATGGAACACCCGCTGCTCTACGACGACCCTCACAGTCCTACCCATCTACATCAGCAACATTCCCAACCTCACGACCCCCACTTCCCTCCCCATCAGCATTCCCCGCCTCACGACTCCCACTTTCCTCCTCACGAACATCAACAACATTCCCCACCTCACCAGTCttccccctcacacagtggctCACGAGAAGATTGTTCGCGTCTAAGGCGCAATTCGTTGACTGACTACTCTGGTCTTACTCATTTTCGGAATATGTTGGAAGAGTTCGCCACCTTAGACAACCCAGACCATCTTCGGCAAGTGAAAAAGATACTGGGTGATGATTTAGTATCATCTTTACAGCATAGGTTAGTGGGATCAACAGTGCAGTCACGACTTGACTTCCCACAGCAGCCtcttccaccatcaccatcacattctctgtctccatcaccaccacacactctttctccatcaccaccacaccccctgtctccatcaccaccacacactctttctccatcaccaccacaccccctgtctccatcaccacaacaccctatgcttccatcatcaccacaccccctgtctccatcaccacaacaccctatGCTTCAACCACCACACCCCCTGTCTCCCTCACCATCTCACCCCCTGTCTCCATCATCACCACACTCtctgtctccctcaccaccacactctctgtctccatcaccaccacaccccttgTCTCAACCCCACGTCTACTCACCCCCAGCTACTTACCAGTATTTTCAAACAGGGGATTACCCTGAAGAGGTGACGATAAGCAGTGTCCCTGCTAACCTCTGCTCCCCCGACCCACACTACAGTCTTGCAGACACCTCGTCTTTCTGCAGAAGCCAACATCGAATTTTGCCGCCACATTTAAGCCTTGGGTCCGCCCCGTCACCCTCCATGGCTGCCGCCAGTGTCCCCAATACGGGGTTCCGGTACAACTCAGACCTCCTCAATAATGTCTCCTCCACTACGTGA